One Mustela nigripes isolate SB6536 chromosome 5, MUSNIG.SB6536, whole genome shotgun sequence DNA segment encodes these proteins:
- the FAM229B gene encoding protein FAM229B produces MPFRFGTQPRRFPVEGGDSSIGLESGLSSSAAYNGKEMSPTRQLRRCPGSHCLTITDVPITVYATMRKPPAQSSKEMHPK; encoded by the exons ATGCCTTTTCGGTTTGGGACCCAGCCAAGGAGGTTTCCAGTAGAAGGTGGAGATTCTTCAATTGGGCTGGAATCTGGGCTGAGCTCCAGTGCTGCCTATAATGGGAAAGAGATGTCACCAACTAG GCAACTCCGAAGATGCCCTGGAAGTCATTGCCTGACCATAACTGATGTTCCTATCACTGTCTACGCAACAATGCGAAAGCCACCTGCACAAAGCAGCAAGGAAATGCATCCTAAATAG